One window from the genome of Anser cygnoides isolate HZ-2024a breed goose chromosome 8, Taihu_goose_T2T_genome, whole genome shotgun sequence encodes:
- the NMNAT2 gene encoding nicotinamide/nicotinic acid mononucleotide adenylyltransferase 2 gives MTETTKTHVILLACGSFNPITKGHIQMFERARDYLHKTGRFIVIGGIVSPVHDSYGKMGLVSSRHRLTMCQLAVQSSDWIRVDPWECYQDTWQTTCSVLEHHRDLMKRVTGCILSNVNTPSMTPVIGQPQNESPQPIYQNNNVSNKPTAAKILGKVGESLSRICCVRPPMERFTFVDENANLGTVMRYEEIELRILLLCGSDLLESFCIPGLWNESDMEVIVGEFGIVVVPRDGADPDRIMNHSSILRKYKSNILVVKDDLNHPMSVISSTKSRLALQHGDGHVVDYLCQPVIDYILKSQLYINASG, from the exons AGAGGGCCCGCGATTACCTGCACAAGACTGGGCGGTTCATCGTCATCGGTGGCATCGTCTCGCCTGTGCATGACTCCTATGGGAAGATG GGCCTGGTCTCCAGCCGGCACCGCCTGACCATGTGCCAGCTGGCTGTGCAGTCCTCCGACTGGATCCG GGTGGACCCCTGGGAGTGCTACCAGGACACCTGGCAGACCACCTGCAGCGTGCTGGAGCACCACCGTGACCTGATGAAG AGAGTGACTGGCTGCATCCTCTCCAACGTCAACACCCCCTCCATGACCCCCGTGATCGGACAGCCCCAGAACGAGTCTCCGCAGCCCATCTACCAGAACAACAATGTTTCCAACAAGCCCACCGCAG CAAAGATCCTGGGGAAAGTGGGAGAAAGCCTGAGTCGGATTTGCTGTGTTCGCCCGCCCATGGAGCGCTTCACCTTTGTGG ATGAAAATGCCAACCTGGGGACAGTGATGAGATACGAAGAGATTG AGCTCCGCATCCTCCTGCTCTGCGGCAGTGACCTGCTGGAGTCCTTCTGCATCCCTGGCCTCTGGAATGAATCTGAC ATGGAGGTGATCGTTGGGGAGTTCGGGATTGTGGTGGTCCCCCGGGATGGAGCAGACCCTGATCGGATCATGAACCACTCCTCAATACTCCGCAAATACAAG AGCAACATCCTGGTGGTGAAGGACGACTTGAACCACCCCATGTCAGTCATCAGCTCCACCAAAAGCAG ACTGGCCCTGCAGCATGGGGACGGACATGTCGTGGATTACCTCTGCCAGCCCGTAATTGACTACATCCTCAAGAGCCAGCTCTACATCAATGCCTCTGGCTAA